CAGCCTGGTTTTTCTCTCCTAGGATCCCCAGATTCTACTTACGATGTGGTTGGTCTCTCAGGAAGGCCCCTCCCTCTACGGCCTTCTAACACACAGATGGAGATATCTTCTGTTCAATGGAAGATGCAGCTACTCTCATGTCCAGAAACTTATGTGATACTGACTTGGAGGAATAATTCCACTCCGACGTATGAAGATTTAGCTCTTAAACATTTCAACAATACACTTGATTTTAACTTTGAGAACTTAACCCTTCTCATCAAGGCCGCTAAGCCACAGGACAGTGGTCATTATAAACTGGAGGTGACCAATGAGTCTGGAAAGGTGAACGTGGTCCACTTCAAGGTTTTCGTATTTGGTGAGTCTCCAGGATTCCTCACCCGGTCCCCTCGATTCCTGTAGGACATGTATTTCCAGCACCTTTCTGATCAGAATCTCTGCTTCCAGATCATGTTGAGCAGCCTCTCCTGCAGGAACAGTGGAAGGCCCTGGAAGAAAGGAAATGCCAAGTGGTGCtgtcctgcttggtctccagggACAGCAATGTGACCTACACTTGGTACAGAGACAATGAATTGATCTCGACCTCTGGGAACTTTACATATCTGGAGGTGTCGGTTGATCCCAATGACCAGAACACATATACCTGCAATGTTAGCAACCCTGTCAGTTGGGcaagccaaaccctcaacctcACCCAGGGATGTCTACGTGTCCCCCTGAGTAAGTGGAGCACTTTAGGCTATGACACAGGCTTAAGGTGTTGGACCCCATGACCAGGCTCACATGCAAGGGAGACTTGGATATGCCATTCCTGGGCTTCCTCCCCCAGTGTCATTTAGCCCTCCCTCAGCAAGGGCCTGGCCTCTAGGCACATGGTCTCTATAACCCAGGCCTATCTTAGTCTGGGAAGATTTTAACTCCATATCCTTCTGGAGATGCAAGTTTTCCCTACACACAGGGAATGCATGGTTGTTTGGTGAGTCTTGCAATGGCTCCTGACCATTATCTTCTTCCTCTGAAAGATATATGGAGACCTGCTCTGTCCTCTTGAGTGGTGGCTCACCATGCAGCTCTCCAGGAGGTAATAACACTGTCCAATAGTGCCTTGGGTCAGGAGAATCACACGATGCCTGGGGGAGATCTGGGTTTATTGCTTATGCTGAGAATCACCTGAGTTTACATCGGTTTTTATTAGATAAACAAAGACTTAATGTGCCAGTCAGCATTGGTGTGATGggaaaaaacccaaacccaaacccaaaccatgcAGTCTCTGTTCTTAAAAACCTTCAACAAAATTGGGGCAACAAAACCAAGTACTTATGggcaaaatagaaacaaacaagatGGAGGCACTATGTAGTGAGAAGGACACTGGTTTTTGCACTTTACATGAACGAACTCTGTGATCTCAGGCAGATTCATTAGCCTCTGTGAGTTTCAATTGTTCTCTAGGGTAAAATGTGGGTAACAATAACGGGTGCCTCACAGGATTGCTGTTATGATTTAGTGAGATAATGTTGTGGAAAGCTAGTCAGTTGGCCCTGAAACACTTAATTCCTCTCCCTTCTCATGTTGGCTGGATTATATATCAGGCAACACATGCAACACAAATGTTCAATGTTGAAGTTCAGGTGAGGAAGAGCAGTGGAGGCAGGAATAGCAGGAAGGTGAAATGGAAGACTTGCCTGGTGCATAGTAGgtgtgcaataaatatttgttgaattataaACAATGAATAGATACAATATTTGCTGTGCCAGATGCTTTCCATATATCAGATTGTGTGATGATCCCCTATAGGTGGATAGCTTTAGCTCCTTTTAATGCGTGAGAAAATTTGAAGCTCAGAGGGTTAAATCCGTAACACTGAGCCTACAGAATTACAATTTGGACAAGACCTGTCAGAAATTAATGTCCAAACTCTTGGCATCACTTATGGGAAGTTACCCAATTGAGCAGAGAGACAACCTTGGTGCAGGATTCATAGGGCAG
This sequence is a window from Marmota flaviventris isolate mMarFla1 chromosome 10, mMarFla1.hap1, whole genome shotgun sequence. Protein-coding genes within it:
- the Cd244 gene encoding natural killer cell receptor 2B4 isoform X3; translation: MLGLAVTLLHLLLLKGHHGQGSPDSTYDVVGLSGRPLPLRPSNTQMEISSVQWKMQLLSCPETYVILTWRNNSTPTYEDLALKHFNNTLDFNFENLTLLIKAAKPQDSGHYKLEVTNESGKVNVVHFKVFVFDHVEQPLLQEQWKALEERKCQVVLSCLVSRDSNVTYTWYRDNELISTSGNFTYLEVSVDPNDQNTYTCNVSNPVSWASQTLNLTQGCLRVPLRSRILPFMVIVIILAILFIVTFTCFCVRKRKRKQSQTSPETLLTIYEDVKNPQMRRNEQQEVLEEGITIYSVIQSQDKYRGVI
- the Cd244 gene encoding natural killer cell receptor 2B4 isoform X1, encoding MLGLAVTLLHLLLLKGHHGQGSPDSTYDVVGLSGRPLPLRPSNTQMEISSVQWKMQLLSCPETYVILTWRNNSTPTYEDLALKHFNNTLDFNFENLTLLIKAAKPQDSGHYKLEVTNESGKVNVVHFKVFVFDHVEQPLLQEQWKALEERKCQVVLSCLVSRDSNVTYTWYRDNELISTSGNFTYLEVSVDPNDQNTYTCNVSNPVSWASQTLNLTQGCLRVPLRSRILPFMVIVIILAILFIVTFTCFCVRKRKRKQSQTSPETLLTIYEDVKNPQMRRNEQQEVLEEGITIYSVIQSQPSSSTSKEATNTLYSVIQPSRKSRCKERNHDPSINSSIYEEVGATESRARNPARLSRKELDNFDIYS
- the Cd244 gene encoding natural killer cell receptor 2B4 isoform X2, which gives rise to MEISSVQWKMQLLSCPETYVILTWRNNSTPTYEDLALKHFNNTLDFNFENLTLLIKAAKPQDSGHYKLEVTNESGKVNVVHFKVFVFDHVEQPLLQEQWKALEERKCQVVLSCLVSRDSNVTYTWYRDNELISTSGNFTYLEVSVDPNDQNTYTCNVSNPVSWASQTLNLTQGCLRVPLRSRILPFMVIVIILAILFIVTFTCFCVRKRKRKQSQTSPETLLTIYEDVKNPQMRRNEQQEVLEEGITIYSVIQSQPSSSTSKEATNTLYSVIQPSRKSRCKERNHDPSINSSIYEEVGATESRARNPARLSRKELDNFDIYS